A stretch of the Gossypium hirsutum isolate 1008001.06 chromosome D07, Gossypium_hirsutum_v2.1, whole genome shotgun sequence genome encodes the following:
- the LOC107954621 gene encoding uncharacterized protein At1g03900 — protein MSFDEEESFEHTLLVVREVTVYKIPPRSTSGGYKCGEWLQSDKIWSGRLRVVSCKDRCEIRLEDPNSAELFAACFIYPGQRESSVEPALDSSRYFVLKIEDGNGKHAFIGLGFNERNEAFDFNVALSDHDKYVSRENEKEASEKNATDSLIDIHPAVNHRLKEGETIRINIQPKPSSGTGMLSAAALSGAILKPNTLCLAPPPAGSGKIRSPLPPPPNDPAAARMTSTSQGVGQRAPTENTRQTDPLTNFSQLERNLPASGSGSRKTTASGWAAF, from the exons ATGTCATTCGATGAAGAAGAGTCCTTCGAACACACCCTCCTCGTGGTCCGCGAAGTCACTGTCTACAAAATCCCGCCTCGTTCCACCTCCGGTGGTTACAAATGCGGTGAGTGGCTCCAATCCGACAAGATCTGGTCGGGTCGGCTCCGGGTCGTCTCTTGCAAGGACCGATGCGAGATCCGATTGGAGGATCCCAACTCGGCTGAGCTATTCGCCGCTTGTTTTATCTACCCTGGCCAGCGCGAGAGTTCCGTAGAGCCCGCGCTCGATTCTTCCCGGTACTTCGTGCTCAAGATTGAGGACGGGAATGGGAAACACGCCTTCATTGGGCTCGGGTTTAATGAGCGGAACGAGGCGTTTGATTTCAACGTGGCCTTGTCTGATCACGATAAGTATGTTAGCAGAGAGAACGAGAAAGAGGCTAGTGAGAAAAATGCGACTGATTCTCTTATTGATATTCATCCGGCTGTTAATCATCGATTGAAG GAAGGTGAGACCATTCGGATTAATATTCAGCCCAAGCCATCTAGTGGAACTGGCATGCTTTCAGCTGCTGCATTGTCAGGGGCGATTCTAAAGCCTAATACTTTGTGCCTTGCCCCGCCGCCTGCTGGTTCGGGAAAGATAAGATCTCCTCTCCCACCCCCTCCCAATGACCCTGCAGCTGCTCGGATGACATCTACCAGTCAAGGTGTTGGTCAAAGAGCACCCACCGAAAACACAAGACAAACTGACCCTTTAACAAACTTTTCTCAACTTGAG AGGAATCTTCCTGCTAGTGGATCTGGATCTAGGAAGACCACTGCATCAGGATGGGCGGCTTTCTAA